A stretch of the Gemmatimonadota bacterium genome encodes the following:
- a CDS encoding FliI/YscN family ATPase: MVASTFAALQDRVSEIPRLRPLGRITRIVGLVMEATGLELGMGALCRVTSLSDERSVLAEVVGFHERGALLMPLGDIEGLHPGATVSDLGRNLGVRVGNGLLGRVVNALGAPIDGLGKIDFEKRVPLSADPPNPLERERIETPFVTGVRAIDGLLTVGRGQRVGIFAGSGVGKSVLLGMIARKAESEVNVIALLGERGREVREFVENSLGPEGLARSVVIVATGDESALLRARGALVATAIAEWFRDQGKQVLLMVDSVTRVAMAWREIGLAVGEPPTTKGYPPSVFAYLPRLLERAGNGAHGGITGLYTVLVDGDDFSEPVADASRSILDGHIVLTRRLASAGHYPAIDILDSKSRVRDHVITRAQRDHAGMLQRLEAAYREKEDLILVGAYQRGSNPLVDAAIDLRGPILDLLQQTPEEHTPLDRTIAQLAEIGIRGAAAVPRPGAAPRQQMNTQRMTA, from the coding sequence ATGGTCGCCTCCACCTTCGCTGCACTCCAGGATCGGGTCTCCGAGATCCCGCGTCTCCGCCCCCTCGGGCGGATCACGCGGATCGTCGGGCTCGTCATGGAAGCGACGGGACTCGAGCTCGGAATGGGCGCCCTCTGCCGCGTGACCAGCCTGAGCGACGAGCGGTCGGTGCTCGCCGAGGTCGTTGGCTTCCATGAGCGCGGCGCGCTCCTCATGCCGCTCGGCGATATCGAAGGGCTGCACCCGGGCGCCACCGTCTCCGACCTCGGTCGCAATCTCGGCGTGCGCGTCGGCAACGGGCTCCTCGGGCGTGTGGTGAACGCGCTCGGCGCGCCGATCGACGGCCTCGGCAAGATCGACTTCGAGAAGCGCGTGCCGCTCTCCGCCGATCCGCCGAACCCGCTCGAGCGCGAGCGCATCGAGACGCCGTTCGTCACCGGCGTGCGGGCGATCGACGGCCTGCTCACCGTGGGGCGCGGCCAGCGCGTCGGCATCTTCGCCGGATCGGGCGTGGGCAAGTCCGTCCTCCTCGGCATGATCGCCCGCAAGGCGGAGAGCGAGGTGAACGTCATCGCGCTGCTCGGCGAGCGCGGACGCGAGGTGCGCGAGTTCGTCGAGAACTCGCTCGGCCCCGAGGGACTCGCCCGCTCGGTCGTGATCGTCGCGACGGGCGACGAGTCGGCGCTGCTCCGCGCGCGCGGCGCGCTCGTCGCGACGGCGATCGCCGAGTGGTTCCGCGACCAGGGGAAGCAGGTCCTCCTCATGGTGGACTCGGTCACCCGCGTCGCGATGGCGTGGCGCGAGATCGGCCTCGCGGTCGGCGAGCCGCCGACGACGAAAGGGTATCCGCCCTCGGTGTTCGCGTACCTCCCGCGCCTGCTCGAGCGCGCCGGCAACGGTGCGCATGGCGGCATCACGGGCCTCTATACGGTGCTCGTGGACGGCGACGACTTCTCCGAGCCGGTCGCCGACGCGAGCCGGTCCATCCTCGATGGCCACATCGTGCTCACGCGGCGCCTCGCGAGCGCGGGACACTACCCGGCGATCGACATCCTCGACAGCAAGAGCCGCGTGCGCGACCACGTGATCACGCGCGCCCAGCGCGACCATGCGGGCATGCTCCAGCGTCTCGAGGCCGCGTACCGCGAGAAGGAGGACCTGATCCTCGTCGGCGCGTACCAGCGCGGCTCCAACCCGCTCGTCGACGCGGCGATCGACCTCCGCGGCCCGATCCTCGACCTGCTCCAGCAGACGCCCGAGGAGCACACGCCGCTCGACCGGACCATCGCCCAGCTCGCCGAGATCGGCATCCGCGGCGCCGCCGCGGTGCCGCGCCCGGGCGCCGCACCGCGCCAGCAGATGAACACCCAGAGGATGACCGCGTGA
- the fliJ gene encoding flagellar export protein FliJ: MTVPSSRFSFRLQRVLDLRQQHEQAVAGKLGAASEAAADARAAMDALAAVRQASGSDLARAHGAATPVGALHQKERLNASLDAHLDVAEADLAAREAEVNVVRDELNAAMQARRIISRLREKREDEWRLSRTRADRTAMDALAIERHSRQADALETEE; encoded by the coding sequence GTGACCGTGCCCTCGAGCCGCTTCTCCTTCCGCCTCCAGCGGGTGCTCGACCTGCGCCAGCAGCACGAGCAGGCCGTCGCCGGCAAGCTCGGCGCCGCCTCCGAGGCGGCCGCCGATGCGCGCGCCGCGATGGATGCGCTCGCCGCCGTCCGCCAGGCGAGCGGCTCCGACCTCGCCCGCGCGCACGGCGCCGCGACGCCGGTGGGGGCGCTGCACCAAAAGGAACGCCTCAACGCCTCGCTCGACGCCCACCTCGATGTCGCCGAGGCGGACCTCGCCGCGCGCGAGGCCGAGGTGAACGTCGTGCGCGACGAACTGAACGCCGCGATGCAGGCCCGCCGCATCATCTCGCGCCTGCGGGAGAAGCGCGAGGACGAATGGCGCCTCTCGCGCACGCGTGCCGACCGCACCGCGATGGATGCGCTCGCGATCGAGCGGCACTCCCGACAGGCTGACGCCCTGGAGACCGAAG